The genomic segment atagtattttgtgttttccttaattatttgttcaggccagggtgtgacatgggtttattgtgttgtcttattgtttttttttgtaggcattgggattggtgttgattaggggtgtgtctagtttaggcttggctgcctgaggcggttctcaatcagagtcaggtgattcttgttgtctctgatagggaaccgtatttaggtagcctgggtttcactgtgtatttcgtgggtgattgttcctgtctctgtgttgtgttcaccagataggctgtaattaggtttcacgttccgtttgttgtttttggtatttattagttatttcatgtatcgttcagtTTTTCTTCATTAaggacatgagtaaccaccacgctgcatttcagtccgactctctttctacaaacgaagaatgccgttacaattcatcaataataatttaaaaacatTGTTTCTGTCTAAAGAGACCAGACATAAACCTGAACCTATAGTTCAGGTAGAAGCAATAAAAACAATACTACAGAGATACAAAATAGGTTcgagaaaacaacaacaaagaacttgaggaacttattcaagaacgatctgttacctgacatgatgactccttgctgtccccagtccacctggccatgctgctgctccagtttcaactgacctgagccctaggaccatgccccaggactacctgacatgatgactccttgctgtccccagtccacctggccatgctgctgctccagtttcaactgttctgccttaatattattcgaccatgctggtcatttatgaacatttgaacatcttggccacgttctgttataatctccacccggcacagccagaagaggactggccaccccacatatgctctctctaattctctctttctttctctctctcagaggacctgagccctaggaccgtgccccaggactacctgacatgatgactccttgctgtccccagtccacctgactgtgctgctgctccagtttcaactgttctgccttattattattcgaccatgctggtcatttatgaacatttgaacatcttggccatgttctgttataatctccacccggcacagccagaagaggactggccaccccacatagcctagttcctctctaggtttcttcctaggttttggcctttctagggagtttttcctagccaccgtgcttctacacctgcattgcttgctgttttgggttttaggctgggtttctgtacagcactttgagatatcagctgatgtacgaagggctatataaatacatttgatttgatttgttagaaAAATAAAGCAAATgatggaatatggagaaaaatgcaccaaattctTCCTGAATGTCCAACACAGCAACACTAACAAAAATAATTGGCAGAAACGTATTAAAGACAAAGTCATCGATGATTCTCtgaattatattttaaaagaggaagcTAAATATTTTAAGCAGATATGTTCCTTTCCGTCTCATGCTCTGAATGATGACTACTGTAAGGAATTctttccccccaaaaaatgtaaatgGAAAATTAACAAATGCACAGAAAGACCATTGCGagggccaaattacagaggaataaTTTTTGActaaatcctttcagtctggaaaaaccccAGAGCTTGATGGCATACAGGTAGAGGTATATCAAGCCTTGTTTGATATACTGAAAGCTCCATTGTTAGCttgttttaactactcctatagaaatggtagtctgtcatgtactcagcaggaaggtctgatttcactattattaaaacaagacccagatggcaaatataaagacACAGTCTATCTAAAAAAAAATGGAGGCATCTTACACatcaatgttgtgatgcaaaaatactagcgAAATGCAGAGCACTCAGAATTAAAAAAgagttttaccaggtattgttcatcctgataaGACAGGTTTTTAACATGGAAGATACATTGGAGATAAAATACAACAACTATTAGAAATAATAGAGCACCATGAAACATCTAAGAAgtcaggcctggtatttatagcggattttgaaaaggcctttgataaagCAAGACTGGATTTTATATATACATGCCTGGACTTTTAACATTTTAACATTTTGTTGAGtctaaaaatcctacaatgtgattttctggatttttttttctcattttgtctgtcatagttgaagtgtacctatggtgaaaatgacaggcctctctcatctttttaagtgggagaacttgcacaattggtggctgactaaatactttttttgccccactgtacatgcctGGATTTTTAACATTTTGTTGAGTCTCTTATTCAATAGGTAAAAGTTATGTGTAGCAACCCCAGCTGTGAAATAGTAAACAGCTTCTGAATTGTCAAgagttaaacaagggtgtccgctGTCAACATATCGATTCGTTACGGCCATctaaatgctagctattaaaatcagatcaaaTAACAACTGTAGTGGCTTCCTTACATATTGACCACAGCCAAACCTGAAGCAGGGTTGTTTCGGACGCGTACAGTCCACATTCAAAGTTCCCAACCGGCAAAAAACATCCAATgagatccagggatatggtgcaacaaaaaggtttattcttcttatatctaacaaataaatgattctccaatcaacttaaaagCATAGATTCCTTGATGTGAAAAATACATAAGACGGCCTGTTcatatgtctgtatggtcaaaagaCTATACCGCACCCGCGTCTAGCTCGGACTGCCCTCACCCCGAAGTCCaaaacttcctgcctttatcctatcACTAACACACTTACCACAGTACAATGAACGGacgagaggggagggggaggagccaAACACGAAGTTACACTAATAAAGGAACATATCTCAATCAGATAAATGTAAATCATAAAAGGTACCTAATACTAATACACCATATACATTCATATTTCATATATTTACACACACGTACATGGAGCTCTtgtatgttcggtcttttataccgacatgtccaaatcggctctaacatcaTAAATCGTGACATCATCACAACAACATCAGAGGATTCTAAACATCATAAATCGTGACATCGTCACAACAACATCAGAGGATTCTAAACATCATAAATCGTGACATCGTCacaacaacattagaggattCTAAACATCATAAATCATGACATTGTCACAACAACATCAGAAAATTCTAACATCATAAATCATGACATCGTCACAACAACATCAGAGGATTCTAAACATCATAAATCATGACATCATCACAACAACATCAGAGGATTCTAACATCATAAATCATGACATCATCACAACAACATCAGAGGATTCTAAACATCATAAATCATGACATCATCACAACAACAtcagaggattagaaatccaaggctttaAAACAAAAAAGGtgccgatgactcaagttttatattaagtcctcaagctgtctcactgtctcactgtctcattgtctcactgtctcactgtctcattGTCTCACTGTCTCATTGTCTCACTGTCTCAATGTCTCATTGTCTCACTGTCTCattgtctcactgtctcactgtctcactgtctcactgtctcattgtctcactgtctcactgtctcactgtctcattGTCTCACTGTCTCATTGTCTCACTGTCTCATTGTCTCACTGTCTCattgtctcactgtctcactgaaGACAACTTTTCTGGACTCCTAATTATGAatattacatatatattatattactacaATGTTACGTATTGGACCTTTACCAAAAACAGTTTTTACATGATCCTGTAGTTTACCTGTaaatgggctgatggtgaagtagacatactcggtattcatttcacaaaatatatatataaatggttTGAGTCCTCGATTTGACTtggtgggagatctgtcgacATCCCTTTGGGCGGGACGCTTGAGCCTGGTTGCTCCTGTGGGTCACAGcagtctgctagatgactaaatgtaatgtaaatgttgaatGGCTTCGCTGCAGGTAGATTGTATGTTGAAGATGTATGTTGttcaagtaaaaaaaaaacagaaaaaaaaaaTTGCTACTGGTTCCGCAATGCAGACAGCCTTTACGGCTGGCACCGCAAGTTTGTGTCCTGTAAGTAGCAATTAGCTGCTAGCCATCATGAAAATGGAGCAGACGAATGCTAGCAGTGTTAAGTAGCAATTAGCTGCTAGCCATCATGAAAATGGAGCAGACGAATGCTAGCAGTGTTAAGTAGCAATTAGCTGCTAGCCATCATGAAAATGGAGCAGACGAATGCTAGCAGTGTTAAGTAGCAATTAGCTGCTGGCCATCATGAAAATGGAGCAGACGAATGCTAGCAGTGTTAAGTAGCAATTAGCTGCTAGCCATCATGAAAATGGAGCAGACGAATGCTAGCAGTGTTAAGTAGCAATTAGCTGTTAGCCATCATGAAAATGGAGCAGACGAATGCTAGCAGTGTTAAGTAGCAATTAGCTGCTAGCCATCATGAAAATGGAGCAGACGAATGCTAGCAGTGTTAAGTAGCAATTAGCTGCTAGCCATCATGAAAATGGAGCAGACGAATGCTAGCAGTGTTAAGTAGCAATTAGCTGCTAGCCATCATGAAAATGGAGCAGACGAATGCTAGCAGTGTTAAGTAGCAATTAGCTGCTGGCCATCATGAAAATGGAGCAGACGAATGCTAGCAGTGTTAAGTAGCAATTAGCTGCTAGCCATCATGAAAATGGTGCAGACAAATGCTAGCAGTGTTAAGTAGCAATTAGCTGCTAGCCATCATGAAAATGGAGCAGACGAATGCTAGCAGTGTTAAGTAGCAATTAGCTGCTAGCCATCATGAAAATGGAGCAGACAAATGCTAGCAGTGTTAAGTAGCAATTAGCTGCTAGCCATCATGAAAATGGCGCAGACAAATGCTAGCAGTGTTTTATCCACAGCTGGgcacaaatgtttttttattgttaatctttcttttctttcttttttatatCCTCTTATGTTTCTTGTGTCGTAAATATTTCAGTATTAGTTTTCATTGTTTTTTTCCCTTTTGCCCATTGTGATCCactccatgtctgaaatgtgctgaaTAAATACAGCTTGGTTAGATTTGATGTGAATTGTTGGTCATGTGATCGGGAAAATATAGTTCCACACAACGGGAACGGTTCTCTAACTGCGTGTGATTCTTTCCACACTGGGACCAACTGCGTGGTTTTTCCcctgtgtgtgtaattgtgtgttTTCTTCCCCCGTGTGTTTCCTTTTATGTGATTTTAGGTCATGTGATCGGGAATATCTCTTCCCGCACAAGGCGCAATGGTAAAGCTTCTTCCCCGCGTGTGTCTTCTCATGCTCCCTCATGTTATCTAACGACCTAAAGAATTTTCCACAATGGGAACaggggtaaggcttctctccagagTGTATTTTCTTATGTTTGTTCAGGTTCCCTAAATGCAAAAaacactttccacactgggaacaacTGTGTGGTTTTTCCCCTGTGTGTGTCCGCTCATGTGATCTCAGGTCATGTGATCGTAAGAAACTATTTCCACACTGAGAGCAATGGTAAGATTTCTCCCCGGTGTGTGTCATCTCGTGCTTTTTTAAGTCTGATGATGTTGAAAATCTCTTTCCACAAttggagcagtggtaaggcttttctcctgtgtgtttcTTCTCGTGATCTTTCAGGTTCCCTAACTTGGTAAAATTCTTACCACACAGGGAGCAATGgtaaggtttctcccctgtgtgtgtcctctcatgcgTTTTCAGGTTACCTGACAACCTAAAATTCTTTCCACAATGGGAACaggggtaaggcttctctccagagTGTATTCTCTTATGTTTGTTCAGGTTCCCTAAATGGGAAAAAagctttccacactgggaacaatTGTGAGGTTTttcccctgtgtgtgtcctctcgtgTGATTTTAGGTCATGTGATCGTGAGAATctatttccacactgggagcattggaaGGGCTTTTCTCCAGTGTGTTTCCTCTCATGCTCTTTCAGCTTCCATAACCACTTAAAACTCATGttacactgggagcagtggtgttGCATCGCTGGCGTCTCAGGGTCTGGTTCCCCTGAAGGACTCTTCTCAGGGTCTGGTTCCCCTGAAGGACTCTTTCTGCTGTCAGATGGAGagactggtctctctcctgccaAAGACAAAAGGAGTATTTAGTTAAACAGAGTATTTAGTTAAACAGACAGACCTGACTGAAACCTCCATTATAAAACTGTTTTCCTATGAGGTTTAATCCAGACTAGAGCCCTCATTATGAAACACAAAATgtggatcctggatgctgattggttgatagcTGTTAGTTATTCACATTAATCACAGTTTATGGCTGTTAACAGTTCCATTTGAATAATTCCTACACATCCACTGTTCCaaagcccagccaggcaattcataaactaatctccactgtcccacagcccagccaggtaattcataaactaatctccactgtcccacagcccagccaggtaattcataaactaatctccactgtcccacagcccagccaggcaatttataaacgaatctccactgtcccacagcccagccaggtgatttataaactaatctccactgtcccacagcccagccagacaatttataaactaatctccactgtcccacagtccagccaggtaatttataaactaatctccactgtcccacagcccagccaggaaATTCATGAACTAATCTCCACTTAATGTGCTAATTGTTGGTTTGCTACTAGAATGATACAAGTTTAAGTTAAGACGGGGCTAGAATGGTAGATAAGGGTTAAGATGGGGCTAGAATGGTAGATAAGGGTTAAGATGGGGCTAGAATGGTAGATAAGGGTtaagagttcatctcagcctatgcctccctccagtccctcgacttcttggcactgacggaaaaatggatcaccacagacaacactgctactcctactgctctctcttcgtccgcccacgtgttctcgcacaccccgagagcttctggtcagcggggtggtggcaccgggatcctcatctctcccaagtggtcattctctctttctccccttacccatctgtctatcgcctcctttgaattccatgctgtcacagttaccagccctttcaagcttaacatccttatcatttatcgccctccaggtcccctcggagagttcatcaatgagcttgatgccttgataagctcctttcctgaggacggctcacctctcacagtgctgggcgactttaacctccccacgtctacctttgactcattcctctctgcctccttctttccactcctctcctcttttgacctcaccctctcaccttcccccctactcacaaggcaggcaatacgctcgacctcatctttactagatgctgttcttccactaacctcattgcaactcccctccaagtctccgaccactaccttgtatccttttccctctcgctctcatctaacacctcccacactgcccctactcggatggtatcgcgccgtcccaaccttcgctctctctcccccgctactctctcctcttccatcctatcatctcttccctctgctcaaaccttctccaacctatctcctgattctgcctcctcaaccctcctctcctccctttctgcatcctttgactctctatgtcccctatcctccaggccggctcggtcctcccctcccgccccgtggctcgacgactcattgcgagctcacagaacagggctccgggcagccgagtggaaatggaggaaaactcgcctccctgcagacctggcatcctttcactccctcctctctacattttcctcctctgtctctgctgctaaagccattttctaccactctaaattccaagcatctgcctctaaccctaggaagctctttgccaccttctcctccctcctgaatcctcctcccccctcctccctctctgcagatgactttgtcaaccattttgaaaagaatgtcgacgacatccgatcctcgtttgctaagtcaaacggcaccgctggttctgctcacactgccctaccctgtgctctgacctctttctcccctctctctccagatgaaatctcgcgtcttgtgacggccggccgcccaacaacctgcccgcttgaccctatcccctcctctcttctccagaccatttccggagaccttctcccttacctcacctcgctcatcaactcatccctgaccgctggctacgtcccttccgtcttcaagagagcgagagttgcaccccttctgaaaaaacctacactcgatccctccgatgtcaacaactacagaccagtatcccttctttcttttctctccaaaactcttgaacgtgccgtccttggccagctctcccgctatctctctctgaatga from the Oncorhynchus gorbuscha isolate QuinsamMale2020 ecotype Even-year unplaced genomic scaffold, OgorEven_v1.0 Un_scaffold_1238, whole genome shotgun sequence genome contains:
- the LOC124021874 gene encoding zinc finger protein 391-like isoform X1 — translated: MKKDEGEVTVSVKEEEEDYAVFGMKKDEGEVTVSVKEEEEAFNVKEEADVTLKEENAVFGMKEDEGDVTATVKEEEEAFNVKEEEDVTLKVFGMKEEEGEVTVSAKEEEEAFRVKEEEDGTLKEEKEQNAVFGMEEEGEMTVTLEEEEEEEEKEEEEEETTGDLINDGERPVSPSDSRKSPSGEPDPEKSPSGEPDPETPAMQHHCSQCNMSFKWLWKLKEHERKHTGEKPFQCSQCGNRFSRSHDLKSHERTHTGEKPHNCSQCGKLFSHLGNLNKHKRIHSGEKPYPCSHCGKNFRLSGNLKTHERTHTGEKPYHCSLCGKNFTKLGNLKDHEKKHTGEKPYHCSNCGKRFSTSSDLKKHEMTHTGEKSYHCSQCGNSFLRSHDLRSHERTHTGEKPHSCSQCGKCFLHLGNLNKHKKIHSGEKPYPCSHCGKFFRSLDNMREHEKTHAGKKLYHCALCGKRYSRSHDLKSHKRKHTGEENTQLHTQGKNHAVGPSVERITRS